Genomic DNA from Parambassis ranga chromosome 5, fParRan2.1, whole genome shotgun sequence:
TCGGAGCTGTCTGGAGTGTTCCCGTGATAACGGCTGTGTGCGGTGCCCTGAGCGTCTCTTCCTGTTCCTGCAAAGGGAGGGGATGTCCCACCATGGAACCTGTCTCCACGCCTGTCCTGCTGGACATTACGGACAGAGGGGGAAGGACATCAATCGCTGTATGAGTACGTTCTTATAAAAAGTTCTTAGAAAATATTAGTAGTGTGAAGTTAATGCACAGTATACATGCAGTTTACACTTATAGACCATCTTTTTATGGAGATGTACCTTGCTTAATTCAATCCAGAAACATACTGTCCtaataaagaataaaatatcCAGAGCATAGTTTTTGTCTCATTCACTAAAAAATTTGACTAAAGAGATGCCAGAACAAGATCACAAGAAGCTTCATTTGCTTTCCAACAACAGCTGCCAACTTACAGAATGCTAAATTACTTCATAAACATACTGATGGTTTCTATCTGGCATCAATATAGTGGTACTTGGTAAAACGTTTTGCATAGACCTGTATGGTGGCTGATCATATATTCCATCCATTATTGCTGCACCTTCATAGCTTGGCAACCATTATACAATGGACCATCTACTGCATCGGTTGCACCTGTGTGTAATGTATGTCTGATGCTCTCGCTTCTCTCAGAGTGCCGCTCTGTGGACTGCGAGCACTGTTTCAGTCGGGATTTCTGCACCAAGTGTAAGCCTGGTTTTAAGCTGTACAAGGGCAAGTGTCTGACCCGCTGTCCAGAGGGAACCTTTGGCCATCAGACGGACTGCCTTGGTAAGTTTTTATATAAACAAGATACACTATATAGATACAACCATGTGCACACTCAGGCACCATAGGTGTTTTGCCTAAGTGGCCTTGAGGTCAAGACAGGCAATTTTTCCACATCAAACTGGAAAGATAatttcttttaaaaataaaataattttggtggttgttgatgttgaagcaagaagtaaaaaaacataaatatattgtCTTATTGAATGATTTAAAGTAACAATAATGAATGGACATTTTTcaccaacatgtctgtgaagTCAGTATATCGTTTAATTAATCACAGACAACCAGTAATATAAACAACCATCTACAGCAGATCTAGTAGACTGCACCATTAAGATTCCCCTGTTGTACACATTGTCTATTTACTTTTGTTCACATAGTATGTTTGAGTAGTCAGTTACTGATGCCTACTAAATGCACGTACAGTTTGATCACTATAAATATATTTGCATATTATTTAGACAAAGATGGACATTTCAAACTTAATGTGAGAGATGTTTTGTAGTATTGCTGTAACTTTTTACATTTGAACTACAGAGTAAAAGCCAAAATATGGTAATAAACCTCATAATAGTAAAGCAAATACCTTAGCTccacaaatgtgttttattactTCAGGCCAGACACAGGGGCCACTACTACCAAAACTACTACACTTCTGGCATCCAGGCATCTACAAACTAAAGAGGGTTCATCCTCATATGATTAAGAAAGAAAAGACACCAGACCAGATGTGTAAGACAAAGGCAGTTGTCCTCCTTTCATAGACATATGGAAGTCTGGATAATGTACTGGGGGAGGAGTATGCAGGTATGTGCTCTCTGTCTCTAAATTAAGGTTCAAAAACCTGATACTAGCAAGCTTCCAAACAACCAACCTGCAATATACAGTTTGACACCCACAGAACTGTCTCCTATTTTAATTGCCGTTTCAAGTTACAGTCTGTTATGGGAGGACGAAAAGTGCACTGACCCCAGCCAGCTATAAACTGTGGATCTGCTCTGAAATGGATGCATCAGTGAAACTAATCTGGAGGTTTAATCAGCAGCAGACCTGTTCCTGCAAACTCTTCCCCTTTTATCTGCTCTGTCTGGCTCTCAGGCCACATCTCTGCAGTATTTCATGTGTGAATGGAACAGTATTTCACTGGTTGTGGTTGTTATTTTTTCCTTTATCTTATGTCAAGCTGATTTCAGTTAAATAATGTGACTAAAGAGGCGATAAAGTGCACCTGCAGAATTGTGTTTCCTGAAATAGGAATTGCAGGAAAACTAAAATTGTAATGAAATTCAAGTTGCCTTTCTCTAAAATATGTAAAATCCTCCTACCATCACCTGGTTCTGTGACTACACATGTACTCCATTTCTTTCTCTTCACCAATTTCTCAGCCTAATTCTGTTTGATGGGGCTAAACACATGATTCAAGTTAAAGGTTTTCACTGACGTTTTACAATTTATCTTCATATCTTGTAGTGCATCATCCCTCCCTTCTAAGTATGTGAGATATATTGTTGAGCTTACTCATCATTTGATACTGTTTGGTTCTCCACTCCTGTCCACCTGCACCATCTGTTGCTACTGTTGTGTTCTGGCATCCACACCACATCTGGTTTTAATGGTGGTGTTAAGGTTTTATGTCTGACTGTTGGTACACACCTTAAGcaagccaaaaacaaaaacaaaacaaaaaaaacacattgggcagctcttcattttttttaaatctgacaATGATAATCACGATTGCCAAGAAATGGTGGCTCATCTTGGCCAGACTTGATCATTTTCCATGGAAAAACCTGCAGCAATTGATTTGGAGGATGATATCACTCATCACCTACCTGTTTCTACAAGTGTAATGTCCCATGTATAAATGCTTCAGCTAGTAATCATCTACCTTAAATCATAGTAATGTAGTTGGCCAGGGGTCTGAAGAAAACATTAGTCTTTATATTAATAGAATATGTTACCACTCAATGGGTTATGgttgtagttttgtttttttttttacacaattatCTCAGTCCATTTCTCGAATCTTCAAATCTATGAGCACCATCAGCCTGCCAAGTCCTTACAGCACCACGACAAACCCAAGAAaggaaacacacatttttgacttcttttctctttcctcctAGAGGACTGTCTGTTGGCTCTGTTGGGAGAGTGGAGCGAGTGGAGTATCTGCGTCCGTAATGGGGTCACCTGCGGTTTCAGGTGGGGCAAGCAGACCAGGACTCGTGGAGCAGTCCAATCTAGGAGAACCCCAGAGGAAAAAGCAGCAATGCACTGCCCACCCCACACCGAGACACAGAGGTGCAGAATGAAGAAAAAGTGTCCCACAGGTGAGAAGAGAACAAAGGAAAGGGAGAGAATGCAAACAGTAGGTGCAATAAGGGGGCTAAATGCTTTAGCTGTTATTTATTGCAGCACACTACACCCGTTTCTAATCAGTACCTTCTGGTGAATTAATTcattatttagtttatttatgGAATGCCAACTTTCCCTGAATTGTTTGGCCTTGCGTTATGTGCTGTGTTCACACACTTCTGTGCTTAGTAATGCCAAGAAGAGTGGGGTGAAGGGATTCAACccttataaaaacacaaaacatgtgcCACTTGTAATTAACACTCTTTGGCTGATGTTAACAGTTTCTAAAGAATTACTGTAGTGGTGTAGTGGGGGTGGAAAACATTTGTCGTTTTCATGCAGACACAAAATTTCAGACCTGCAAAGTCAGGACAACTGTCAATTGTCTTCAGAAAGCTTAAGTATCAACATTTTGTAAAAACTCCACAACCCAGGGAAACAACTGAACATCAGCTGTCCATACTGTGCTGTAGTTGGCTATGCAAACTAGAACACAAAGTTGTGGAAGTTGCAGGCAAAACCAGATGATGAGGTTTTGCTTTCGTATTGTGTTATGTcctcagttttgtgtgtttgtagctcaAGTAAGTTAGCGGTTATACGGTTAGCCTGTCTTAGAAACCTCAGGCTCCAATCAGTACTCATAAACTCATAATTCTACACAATAACATGACTTACTCAAAATAAGACACAAGAtaagttttttttcaatctttcaACACTTCCAGCATGAAGTCTGAGCTTTGTTCAGTGCATTGAAGGTTGGGCAGATAGCAGATAAACAACAGAATATcaagaaagcaaaacaaaacacacatgaagctATATTGCAATACAGATATCGTATTTTGTGTGGGTTTTGTGTTCCCCACCAAATTATAGCAAAAGTACCCATGTCCTGTCCTGTATACACAAAGCTAATAGTCAGCCAGAAAGCTGAACTTTGTTGTAATGTATCTTGGTAGGAGTTTAAGCTCTAATCTTAGGGTGCTGCTGCACcaaaattatgttttttattatgaaGAGATTTCTGGGGTTTGTTGGTCTTGTTGATTCTGATTGTGATTGAAGCATTAGAAACTATTTGGTGGATGGTCTCTGTaagaaatggaaagaaaaactaCTAAAGTGGACTCAACAAAACACTTTGTCGATATCCATCCCAAAATCCTTGTTAGGCAGACTAATGTCATAATTCATACACCCTTGAGGTCTTGTTTGTCTGTAGAACTTAAACGAATCAGGCACTTAGGTCAGAGCTGACAGGAAACTCTTAGGAAATCTCGAGTACATCTGTTATTCTTGCCACAACAACACTGTTTACAAGTTTTTGTTTATGGCAAATGAAATTCGAGACAAATATGGTACAAACCAAACGAAAAGCCTCAAGTGGCGGCATGCACTGGAACAAGCAAAATGCTGCAATGTGCAAGCTATGtcttgaaaacaacaaaaacaactgtgAGCTAGTAGACAAAAAATGATGCATCTTCCCATGCTTTCGGAATTAAGTTAAGAATTATTTCTAGTGTGATTACATTTTTGGAGTAGCCTCTGACTGAGTGTAATCCTGTGGAAACTCTCTCACAGATGCATCTACAGACTATTGTTTAGGACATATCCCCTGAGTCACTAAAAAAGAAAGTAACAAATGGAAACAGAAGCGATAGAGGAGACAAGTATGATGCTCCCCATAGCTAAAAAAGGACTTGTGTTAGCCGTTACAGTGTGAGATCTTAAAACATCACACCCCCTCAACTCCATCAGACATTTATGCATGTAGGTTGTTTCCATCCAAGGATATTAGACATCTCAGATTTAATGCAGATAACATCTAGGGAGTAaaattcactgtgtgttttatgaaaaaaacaaactttgtcTCTAAAAGTATTCAGGAAGACCAGTGTTGTGAAAATATTGTCAATAATGGTTAAAACCGTACTGAAGAGGACAAAAACCTGACGATTTAGTCCTTTATTCTAAGCCCTCATCAGCAATAGAACTATTGTACTGCAGGCGATGCCTGGCTCTTGTTCTTTTACTGCATTAAATTAATGATGAACGGCGCATGGGTAtccaaaacattaaaaaccaaACTTGGCAATGGTTTGTGCTTCCCCTCTAAACCAAGCAGTTGTTGACCTTTTTATTGTTCCACATTTTCCTATACAGCAAATGAAGCTGTGAAAAATTAAATAGTAAATGGGAATGCACAGTTGATTTTAACTTTTCCAAGGCTAACTGgaatttctgctgtaaatattgccttgttttattgtgtgtgcatgtgtctgtgtgcatgcctgtgtgcGTCTTCCACAATGGAAGGCATGTCATTTGAGGtaattatcattatcattgtcAGATCATATGTCCGGTGGCATTAGCAGAGGAAGAAATCTGATCCAACAGAGTCTGGTGCAGGGATCGGGCCCGTGGACCTAATAGCATACATCTGGGATAAAAGGGTGCTGTGGCATCTCCCTGACATTCTTCTGTTGTTCCAGATTAGACAGCTCTAGTCTTTTAATTCCCACTCTCTTGTTGTCCAATTGTTTTCATATGACAAGGAAGGACATCATTCGCTCTCTTCTGTTTTTCACTCAATCTCTTCGCCAATGGCAGAACACTGTCTCGGGCTAACACAAGGTTTGATCGTTTTTTTCCTGGCAATTTAGCAACGTCTGACATAGAAAGATACAAAATTATGCTGCGAGGGAGCATCTTGGCAAGACAAATACATGAATTAACAGTTATTATCATCAAGTGGTGTGCTAGTAGGCCAGGCGAGACAGCACACAAGAATGCACCTTTATTTAGCCTAAAGCTTAAACAGTAAGTGCTGCGGAGGTAGTGAACCTGCGCTTCACTTCTGTAGTACCTAGTTGCATATGGCAAAAGGGAAAAATTGCTTGTGTACTAGTGTGGTGAAGACATACACAAGCGTGTGCTCACTCAGGATGGATCCATACCAAATTTTGACCCTAACAT
This window encodes:
- the rspo4 gene encoding R-spondin-4, giving the protein MHLRLFAIVMSLLCEVIRMGSSVVQKQSAHRDTSEDCRSCLECSRDNGCVRCPERLFLFLQREGMSHHGTCLHACPAGHYGQRGKDINRCMKCRSVDCEHCFSRDFCTKCKPGFKLYKGKCLTRCPEGTFGHQTDCLEDCLLALLGEWSEWSICVRNGVTCGFRWGKQTRTRGAVQSRRTPEEKAAMHCPPHTETQRCRMKKKCPTERRKTKKKAGLGRKRERKRLRLLAGNGDGNSHNGTTHSTGDPRGHPEDRALHPRE